The uncultured Desulfuromonas sp. genome has a segment encoding these proteins:
- the flhA gene encoding flagellar biosynthesis protein FlhA, with translation MLEALAENKWFRLIVRSDIMVSLGLVMVLMLMIIPLPSVLLDIFLSLNITLALLILIISLYTAKSVEFAVFPAVLLATTLFRLSLNVASTRLILLHGEEGPSAAGSVIMSFGQFVVGGNYVVGLVIFVILVLINFMVITKGAGRVAEVAARFTLDAMPGKQMAIDADLNAGLINDQEAKMRRAEIANEADFYGAMDGASKFVRGDAIAGIIITLINIGAGFIIGVVQKGMPAVEAAQNYTILTVGDGLVGQVPALIISTAAGILVTRTAGTGDFGTDLKAQFSVHPQAVWVVSAILLVFALIPGLPFAPFLTLSAILAFIAYQLQKTQAEEEKAAEAVSLEQARPEAREREDNYDEMLNVDLLELEVGYGLIPFVDAAQDGELLERIRSIRKQFALDSGFIVPPVHIKDNLQLKPNEYNFMLKGVKVAGAEMLPGHYMAMNPGMATETIKGVATEEPAFGLPATWISEDKKERAQIAGYTVVDCTTVMATHISEIIKRYAYELLGRQEVQNLLDNLKKSYPKLVEDLVPDPLNLGLVMRVLQNLLREDVSIRDLRTILETLADYAAPGADPDYLTEHVRSALARSISGKYAQADDVLAVMTLDRKIEEGIQQSLQKTDSGIGYLAMEPRQAQAILDALSGQLQQFSGGMTPVLLCSPTIRPHVKKLTERYLPSLVVISHNEIASHLKVRSIGMVKVNAG, from the coding sequence ATGCTTGAAGCGTTAGCTGAAAATAAGTGGTTCCGTCTGATTGTCCGCAGCGACATCATGGTCTCGCTCGGCCTGGTCATGGTGTTGATGTTGATGATCATCCCGTTGCCGTCGGTTCTGCTCGATATTTTTCTATCGCTCAATATCACCCTGGCGTTGCTGATCCTGATTATCAGCCTGTATACGGCCAAATCCGTTGAATTTGCCGTGTTCCCCGCGGTTCTTCTCGCCACGACCCTGTTCCGTCTGTCTCTCAACGTGGCGTCAACCAGGCTGATTCTGCTTCATGGTGAGGAAGGTCCCAGTGCTGCCGGTTCGGTGATTATGTCGTTCGGCCAGTTCGTTGTCGGCGGTAATTACGTCGTCGGCCTGGTCATTTTCGTTATTCTGGTGTTGATTAACTTTATGGTTATCACCAAGGGTGCCGGACGCGTTGCCGAAGTCGCCGCCCGTTTTACCCTGGATGCCATGCCTGGTAAGCAGATGGCCATCGATGCCGACCTTAACGCCGGCTTGATCAACGATCAGGAAGCCAAGATGCGGCGTGCCGAAATCGCCAATGAAGCGGACTTTTACGGCGCCATGGATGGTGCCAGTAAGTTTGTGCGTGGCGATGCCATTGCCGGCATTATTATTACGCTCATCAATATCGGCGCCGGTTTTATCATCGGTGTGGTTCAAAAAGGCATGCCCGCTGTTGAGGCGGCACAGAATTATACCATCCTCACCGTTGGTGATGGCCTGGTCGGTCAGGTGCCGGCGCTGATCATCTCCACGGCCGCCGGTATTCTCGTCACCCGCACGGCCGGAACCGGCGATTTTGGTACTGACCTTAAAGCGCAGTTCAGTGTGCATCCCCAGGCGGTATGGGTGGTTTCGGCTATCCTGCTGGTGTTTGCCCTGATTCCCGGCCTGCCGTTTGCCCCTTTTCTCACCCTGTCGGCGATTCTCGCGTTTATCGCCTACCAGTTGCAGAAAACCCAGGCCGAGGAGGAGAAGGCTGCCGAGGCCGTCAGCCTGGAACAGGCGCGCCCCGAAGCCCGTGAGCGGGAAGACAATTACGATGAAATGCTCAATGTCGACCTGCTGGAACTGGAAGTCGGCTATGGGCTGATTCCCTTTGTCGATGCCGCCCAGGACGGCGAATTGCTCGAACGCATTCGTTCAATTCGCAAACAGTTTGCCTTGGATTCCGGTTTTATCGTGCCGCCGGTGCATATCAAAGATAATCTGCAGCTCAAACCCAACGAATATAATTTTATGCTCAAGGGCGTCAAGGTCGCCGGTGCCGAGATGTTGCCCGGTCATTATATGGCCATGAATCCGGGCATGGCCACCGAGACCATCAAGGGCGTGGCCACGGAGGAGCCGGCCTTTGGCCTGCCGGCCACCTGGATTTCCGAAGATAAAAAAGAGCGTGCCCAGATTGCCGGGTATACCGTGGTGGACTGCACAACCGTCATGGCTACCCATATCAGTGAGATTATCAAACGCTATGCCTATGAACTTTTAGGCCGCCAAGAGGTACAGAACTTGCTAGATAATCTCAAGAAGAGTTATCCCAAGCTGGTGGAGGATCTGGTACCCGATCCATTGAACCTCGGCCTGGTCATGCGGGTTCTGCAGAATCTGCTGCGTGAAGATGTGTCGATACGCGACTTACGCACTATTCTGGAAACCCTGGCTGATTATGCCGCTCCTGGCGCGGACCCGGATTATCTGACCGAGCATGTGCGCAGTGCGCTGGCCCGCTCAATCAGCGGAAAGTATGCCCAGGCAGACGATGTTCTGGCGGTGATGACTCTGGATCGCAAGATTGAGGAGGGCATTCAGCAGTCGTTGCAGAAAACAGACAGCGGGATCGGCTATCTGGCCATGGAGCCACGTCAGGCTCAGGCCATTCTCGATGCGCTGTCGGGACAGCTTCAACAGTTCAGTGGCGGCATGACTCCGGTGCTGCTCTGTTCGCCAACGATTCGTCCTCATGTCAAAAAACTGACTGAACGCTACCTCCCAAGTCTGGTGGTAATCTCCCATAATGAGATTGCTTCGCATTTAAAAGTTCGCTCTATCGGAATGGTGAAAGTCAATGCAGGTTAG
- the flhB gene encoding flagellar biosynthesis protein FlhB, protein MAEESGQERTEEATSKRREDFRKKGQVAQSKEVNTAALLSLSLLLWYFYGGSFWGQLSWLVSHFWEQCGSLVVTPQSVVQILLFVLQKTALLLSPLFLMVLVVGFFASFLQIGWLFTGKPLMPDLSKLDPIKGASRFVSKRSLVELLKSLAKVALVGYVAYKTVYSEFDNALYLVDMDVIETVRYVGRVAMAVLMKSCGIMILLALLDFMFVRWEMEEKMKMTKQEQKEEFKESEGDPHLKAKVRSIQQQMARRRMMSEVPKADVVITNPTHLSVALQYEQGEMDAPVIIAKGADNLAMKIREIARENDVPLVENVDVARALYKVEVGEVVPEQMFQAVAEILAYVYSLKRKS, encoded by the coding sequence ATGGCTGAGGAGTCTGGACAGGAACGGACTGAAGAAGCCACCAGTAAGCGGCGAGAGGATTTTCGCAAAAAAGGTCAGGTGGCCCAGAGCAAAGAGGTCAACACGGCCGCGTTGCTGAGCCTGTCGCTGCTGCTGTGGTATTTCTATGGTGGATCATTCTGGGGCCAGTTGTCATGGCTGGTCTCCCATTTCTGGGAGCAGTGCGGGTCCCTGGTCGTGACGCCGCAGTCCGTCGTCCAGATCCTGTTGTTTGTTCTGCAGAAAACCGCGTTGTTGCTGTCCCCGTTATTCCTCATGGTGCTGGTCGTCGGCTTTTTTGCCAGCTTTCTCCAGATCGGCTGGCTGTTTACCGGCAAGCCACTGATGCCGGATCTCAGCAAGCTCGACCCCATCAAAGGGGCGTCCCGTTTTGTTTCCAAGCGTTCTCTTGTTGAACTGTTAAAATCTCTGGCCAAGGTCGCTCTGGTTGGTTATGTCGCCTATAAGACGGTGTACAGCGAGTTTGACAACGCGCTGTATCTGGTCGATATGGACGTCATTGAAACGGTCCGTTATGTCGGGCGTGTGGCCATGGCTGTCCTGATGAAAAGCTGTGGCATTATGATTCTTCTCGCCCTGCTCGACTTTATGTTTGTGCGCTGGGAGATGGAAGAGAAGATGAAGATGACCAAGCAGGAGCAGAAAGAGGAGTTTAAGGAGAGCGAAGGGGATCCGCACCTCAAGGCCAAGGTGCGCTCCATCCAGCAGCAGATGGCTCGGCGGCGCATGATGTCCGAAGTGCCGAAAGCCGATGTGGTGATTACCAACCCGACCCACCTGTCCGTAGCACTTCAATATGAGCAGGGTGAGATGGATGCTCCGGTGATTATTGCCAAGGGCGCGGACAATCTGGCCATGAAAATTCGCGAGATCGCCCGGGAAAATGATGTTCCTTTGGTCGAAAATGTCGATGTGGCACGAGCCTTGTATAAAGTTGAGGTTGGGGAAGTGGTTCCCGAGCAAATGTTCCAGGCCGTCGCGGAAATTCTGGCCTATGTTTACAGCCTCAAACGCAAATCGTGA